Genomic DNA from Solanum pennellii chromosome 3, SPENNV200:
AGAGCATGATTGGCCAATCGGTTGGGAATTTCCTTCATTGTTTTTATTGTCATGGGAAATTATTTTTACAGTAGTAATTATGGTGAAAAATTGTCGTATGACATCTAACATTCACATGGCATGACATCTGGTATTcacatggcatttaacaacttccgtCAATAAGAAAGGTATTTATGACCCAATAGTATGACAATAAGGTTAGTTTTGAGTTGAATTGTAGTTAAAAGGatatatatgagctatttcgaatAATTTACAGGTGTTTTTGATACTTCTTTGTTTCCTCATTAAGTTCTGGTTCATGTATAGCATGTTTAAACATTGTCCGTTTTTTTTTAGATTGTGCCTGAGATGTTGCTCATTTCTATTCAATCTAAAACTTTAAGATGATTTGGATGACACAGGATTTATATGATTCTCTTTTTAACGTATCTACCTCTGTTCTTAATTCATCACGCGAAGACGAAGTGAACAAACTGAAACAGAGGaaagtaaaaagttaaaaaccCTCGGAAACCCTGAATATGCTCCCACATACAACAAATTTCCAGAACAGATTAACCCATAAATCAATATATTCTTACACTTAAAAATAAAGTGGCCCATTTAACACTGTTTATTAGATTCTACagtaaataataattacaaacTATTTCacgaaaaaataaattaagacttCACAAACATCTCTTAATTGCTAAAGTAACTTCGAGAGGAAGAAATATGTTATTCCCATTTCCATATCCACTCACCTGAAGCACCAAAAAAAGTTGCGTCTTACTATTTTTTGTTGTGATGATATCCTCAACCGACTGTATGAGCTGTGATCTTTAGCTACATTAGTAAGGCTTTGTCCAAAGTTGCTGCTCATATTTTGACTGTGTCTTTGCATCTTTGGGACGTTCACAAGTGCACTTCTTGCAGACCATGTTGCTTCTGAAGTTCAAGAAGTCACATCTGTACAAGAATCCAAAAGTATGATGAGTAGAATCCACAAAACCAAAACATGCAGAATCAACAGAAGCTACTCACGAGGGGCACTCCCATTCTCCAGGATTCAGCTGTCTCTTGGGACGCTGCTCTTGGCAGCGTAAACACTTGGTATTGCTAGCAAAATTCATGAAGGTACATCTACAGAGACCAAAAAAAATGACGAGAACTGAGAACTAACACCACTGAAAAGGAGAAGGGAAAACGAGTTGGAAGGCCATGAAGACAACGTGTGCAGGGCAATAACATCTTATATTGTTCTCAGATCATAGAAGATTAAGTATTTCCTAATAATAAGCATACAATGTGATATTCCAGTAGGTATACGTACATGTATAAAGCAAACCGACATTAGTATCAAGAGAAAAGATgagtatatttatttaatttttgagaaatcaaaAAAAAGATAAGTATATTTCAAAGTCACTTTTTAAGCTTTTAGTACTCGGTTATATTTATAGTAGGCCAGTGAATTCAATAGCTCAGACTAGAGTTGTAAAAGGAAGAAGGCACTCTTGAGATCCATAGTGGAGTAATCATCTATGAAACTATATAATCTGACAAGTGGGGTTTTAATGCTTCATAACTGTAGgcttttttttggggggggggataaACTGTGAGATTTTTATCAGCAACAATTAAATCATATGATGCAACATACTGTGGGCAATTCCAATCTccctttttcatttctttaaccACAGGAGCATCTCGACTAGGTCCTTTTGATTTGCATCTCAGGCACTGCGCATTGCGTGCGAAGTTCATGAAAGTGCACCTGCAGCAAGTCAATGTCAGATTGTCAGTACATGCCAGGAACATGAGCACAAGGAAGTAATACTagagaaaggaagaaaaaaagaggaTGAGGGAGAGTTCCTCTAATGGTAGAGCTCCTCAACTTTAGCCATTAGGTAGGGTGTTCAAGTCACCAACGGGGGTGGGAAGGTGGAAAACCCACTGTTGCCTAGAGAATGGCAGTGGCTGGAGGTTTCGGTGGTAGGCCTAAAAGAAGGTtaccaaatcaaattaaaaagggaaaaggaaaaTGGGGACTCTGATAATTAGTGGAAAGACTTGACACAATTTGTTTGTGATAAGCACAGTTAGGCAAATCAAAAATGCCTTTTTCTATTTCCAAATCCATTTACTAGCATCAGAAAAAGTCCACAGGATAAGAAAAATGCAAACACGTAGAGAAGTCAACTCAGTGAAATTTCTTCGTTCACAAAAGGAAAGAGAATTTAGTTGCCTGAAGCTCTAAGAAGATATATTTGGTGGTAAAACAACAAAAAGGTGGAGAACTTACTAAATgcccaaaaaattaaaagtggGGGTGGTGTGAAAAGCTTGATTTTGAAGTCGCTAATAATACTTGATAGAATTATAGAGCACATATCAAATATACAGGTAAAACACAAATAAGCGTGCAGACAATGTATCAGGAATGCCAAAAGTAAATGAGAACTTACTGCGAACAGATCCAATCTCCTTGCTTCATTTCAACATTTCTTTTAGGCATTTCACCCCTACAGAGAAGCATGGCGCATTTCCAGTGAGCATCAAAATATTCATCTTAGTATATAACATTGTATTCCATCCCAATGCATTTCAGCTTTAAGCAAcaagaaaaatcataaaataggAAAGATGAAATCTTCAAATCAAAACTCAACCTCTTGCAAgtgcatttttttaataaggTAGTGTGATTATTCGCTTGAATAAATCAGTATGAGCAGCCACTGAACGCAATAGTAACAATAACCACCATATCTGCACTCCAAACCAGTATGGTACTAATTTTCTAAACTTACACGCCTTATCCTTGGCCGCTTAAGAGTTTAAGCTAAATTATTTGCATGTATTAATTAACAGTTATACCACAATCGTTTGAATCTGATATAGTAGAACATAAAAGCCCACACATTTTTAAATACCTGGATGAAATTGGAGCTTCTGGATGGAGGGAAAATTTACATGACAATATAAATCCCACACGTTTTCAACAATGGGTGTGACCTATAGTTAATCAAGTTAGATAGAATTGCTGTCCTGCCTACACCATTGTAGTCCAGAATAAGAGACGTACAAGTTATATTATATCAAAAGGACtcttaaaatattgatataaatgCATTAAGTTACACtattaaaatcaatttgtatATATTCCATTGTACCTTGCAAGAAGTCCagtattttctttttaagaaaaaaatcattataatctCCAAGAAAACTTACTCAAGACCAGTTGAATCTCTTCTTTTCATTTCAACATCTTCCAGACCATCTGTCCTTGAGCCAACAGACTCTTTCTTTCTTGGAGAAGCCTTGGGGGCAGGTGTTGGATGATCAGGATCAATAGGTGTCTCACTTAATTCAACCAACTCTGAGAGCAATTGTCTTGCAGATACCTCGATAAGCTCACTACCAGGAGGCATTGCTCCACTAGATATGACTGCAGAATCAAATGCATAAATAAGCAAGACCCGCACAATATCGACTGTACGTGCGACACCCTCAGACTCCTTTAATATCAAGTAAGCCCTATCACATGATCCACGGAAATTGCAAGCACCACATACCTGCAAGTAAGCTCCTTAGGTAAAACCTCATAGAATACGTTCACAGAGAGAAGTCAAATGACCCTTGAACTGCAATCAATCTAACTTGACCATGAAAAGGAAATTCAAAAGTAAGGACatctaataatttaaaaggCAACTCACCTCTCCTTCGTCGAGGTTTAGATGAATCCTTAGCCTTTTCGCAGAGTTAACAACCTTCCTGAATAGATTAGGACAGCCCTTTTCCACAACTTTCTGCATATCTTGGGTGGACAACTTTCTGCAAAGTACAACAGGTCCTTCCATAATCTCAGGCAAGGTGGGAATTGTAAAACATAGTCTCAACATATATTAAGGTCTATGATTTTCCTCGAGAAGCTAACACTTAGAAAAGTTTCTGACAACCAATATAGACAACTTCCCAGCAAAATGGGTTATTTCATGAGGccttattatcatcattatcccctttttccttttctgttCTAGcctttccaaattttgaaaactaAGCTAGTGTTTGGCCATATATTTTGAGAACTTATCTTCAAATAATTTGTTTGGCCAAGAAATTTGATCTTCAAATACTTTGAATTTCCTTAAAACTGTTCTGAAACTTAACTTCCACTCACAACACTTCAAATTTTCTTCGATTAAGATGTACGTCCTAACACaacttaaaaaacataaaatttcaagtttcgaCTAGCAAATTTAACCAAATGGAAGACAACAAATATATTAGTATCTTATAATCGTTCAAAGAATAGTTCATTCTTGAGCCTATGAGTATCTAAATTTGCAACTTTCAAAACTGTAACACATTTATTCCTATCCCTTTTACTTAACTTCTTTGACACTATAATTGCTAAAATGTTAAGAAAAGCAGTAGCCTTCTCACTTGAAAATGTCTGAACGGTCGCGAGAGAAGTTAAGGCATGCATCTTTCAACAAATTCATATCCGTATAAATACTCCCATCGCCGTCTTCACCCGTGCTCGTACTTTTTTCTGTAATGTATCCTTTGCTTTTCAAACGGTCCACGAAAGCAACCCATTCTGGCCATGGATGATTTCTAGGACTGACCAATGGTTCGATTGTATTGGTCTCGAGTGTAGCTGAGGTACAATTGTAACTGCGGAACCGTACAACAGGAGGAAGCAACGGCTTTGAGAATCGAAATGGAGAAAATGGAGAAGATATAT
This window encodes:
- the LOC107014296 gene encoding zinc finger protein VAR3, chloroplastic translates to MSASRLFFLLGASTVRNCNKPTNISSPFSPFRFSKPLLPPVVRFRSYNCTSATLETNTIEPLVSPRNHPWPEWVAFVDRLKSKGYITEKSTSTGEDGDGSIYTDMNLLKDACLNFSRDRSDIFKKLSTQDMQKVVEKGCPNLFRKVVNSAKRLRIHLNLDEGEVCGACNFRGSCDRAYLILKESEGVARTVDIVRVLLIYAFDSAVISSGAMPPGSELIEVSARQLLSELVELSETPIDPDHPTPAPKASPRKKESVGSRTDGLEDVEMKRRDSTGLEGEMPKRNVEMKQGDWICSQCTFMNFARNAQCLRCKSKGPSRDAPVVKEMKKGDWNCPQCTFMNFASNTKCLRCQEQRPKRQLNPGEWECPSCDFLNFRSNMVCKKCTCERPKDAKTQSKYEQQLWTKPY